From a single Collibacillus ludicampi genomic region:
- a CDS encoding PrsW family glutamic-type intramembrane protease: MLILIYSAILPAIILMFLIYGIDQRNLEPKHEVVRMFIMGALVPFPAGLVERQLLVSRALHPDHHGLYPILFTAFFVAGMVEEFLKAGFFQRGIYRHREFEEPIDGVVYAVAVALGFAMVENVLYVTSYGLTVAFLRSITAIPAHMLFGIAMGYYFSLAKMGIGPIHRAYIIPAFLHGIYDSFAMIGGVWGSLALLLFLLFLIGLSFKYIRRLRHAPMF; encoded by the coding sequence GTGCTGATATTGATCTATAGCGCCATTTTACCAGCCATCATTTTGATGTTTTTGATTTACGGTATTGATCAACGAAATCTGGAACCTAAGCATGAAGTTGTGCGGATGTTTATCATGGGAGCTCTTGTCCCTTTCCCTGCCGGACTCGTTGAACGTCAACTGCTCGTAAGCAGAGCCTTGCATCCAGATCACCACGGTCTCTACCCGATTTTGTTCACGGCTTTTTTTGTAGCGGGTATGGTGGAAGAGTTTTTAAAAGCGGGATTTTTCCAAAGAGGGATCTACCGCCATCGTGAATTTGAAGAGCCCATCGACGGAGTCGTATATGCCGTCGCTGTCGCGCTAGGGTTCGCGATGGTCGAAAATGTTTTATACGTAACAAGCTATGGTCTCACCGTCGCGTTTTTGCGATCCATCACAGCGATTCCCGCGCATATGCTTTTCGGTATTGCGATGGGATATTATTTTTCGCTTGCAAAAATGGGAATCGGTCCTATCCATCGGGCTTATATCATTCCTGCTTTCTTACATGGAATCTATGATTCGTTCGCCATGATCGGCGGAGTCTGGGGAAGTTTGGCGCTTCTTTTGTTTTTACTCTTTTTGATCGGCTTAAGCTTTAAATACATACGGCGGTTGAGACATGCGCCTATGTTCTAG